A window of the Pseudoalteromonas sp. A25 genome harbors these coding sequences:
- a CDS encoding tyrosine-type recombinase/integrase, producing MAGFRIEKRKLSSGELRYKCIVREKSQGKIIHNESKTFSTKALADTWGKKRVYELESQRVTEKKNIVTLGTLLNMYFENHDLWSRTGRTKQYVIKMLMDCDIAKIRSNELKVSDLIEHCTNRRDAGASPATIYHDIAYLRSVMKEANPVWNVDANYQIFEDAVPILIKMGLVGKSQKRTRRPTSEELKRLRQGLQKRMAFRPNSTKRIPYLDILDFSLLTCMRIGEVCKITWDDLNTEHKTVMVRDRKDPRKKAGNHMIVPLLGGSFDIALRQPKIDERIFPHNPRSVTAGFQRVRNELGIEDLRYHDLRREGASRLFEKGYTIEEVAQVTGHRNLNILWQVYTQLFPHKLHEKK from the coding sequence ATGGCTGGTTTTAGAATCGAAAAACGCAAGCTTAGCTCAGGCGAACTCCGCTATAAATGTATAGTCCGCGAGAAAAGCCAAGGCAAGATTATACACAATGAAAGCAAAACATTCAGCACAAAAGCACTCGCCGATACATGGGGCAAAAAACGTGTATATGAACTTGAATCACAAAGGGTGACCGAAAAGAAAAACATCGTCACCCTAGGCACCCTGCTCAATATGTATTTTGAAAATCACGACCTGTGGAGTAGAACAGGCCGTACTAAACAGTACGTGATAAAAATGCTGATGGATTGTGATATTGCCAAAATCCGATCCAACGAACTCAAAGTAAGTGACTTAATAGAGCATTGCACTAATCGCCGAGATGCGGGCGCAAGCCCTGCAACGATTTATCATGATATAGCTTACTTACGCTCAGTGATGAAAGAAGCCAACCCCGTTTGGAACGTAGACGCAAATTATCAAATATTTGAAGATGCTGTGCCAATTCTAATAAAAATGGGCTTAGTGGGTAAAAGCCAAAAACGCACACGCCGCCCCACAAGCGAAGAACTCAAACGGCTTCGCCAAGGCTTACAAAAGCGCATGGCGTTTCGCCCTAATAGCACTAAGCGCATACCTTACCTTGATATTTTAGACTTTAGTTTGCTGACCTGTATGCGTATTGGCGAAGTATGCAAAATCACTTGGGATGACCTAAACACCGAACATAAAACAGTCATGGTCAGAGACAGAAAAGACCCCCGTAAAAAAGCAGGCAATCACATGATCGTGCCTTTGTTAGGTGGCTCGTTTGATATAGCGCTACGCCAACCTAAAATAGATGAGCGTATATTCCCCCATAACCCACGTAGCGTGACCGCAGGATTTCAGCGAGTGCGCAATGAGCTGGGCATTGAAGATCTACGCTATCACGACCTGCGCCGCGAAGGGGCCAGCCGCTTATTTGAAAAGGGCTATACGATTGAGGAAGTGGCCCAAGTTACGGGGCACAGGAATTTAAATATTCTTTGGCAGGTTTATACGCAACTGTTTCCGCATAAGTTGCACGAGAAGAAATAA
- a CDS encoding TIGR03899 family protein: MSVKNAQAKASLATLIEEKLGFTMVKSRDFGTRSGSDNSYSAKGTMPIQYSVRSDDSILKRALKRQQLNKIQRQHNIEQITAFALSVCPDVTSQGRPDPDWLEHFINLAEDIANQNMQKLWAKILVGETVSPGTFSVKSLQTLKQMTQREASALQKCAALCGYLEKEDSYLILLGYYKKPSFFDLLRKGNKESINLGVAGLSFPNILTLMDINLIYRKEIESASLKQGQPIQFSFHSKKLTLTPKHNELVLSYYKLTQTGDELKKLVSSPINKKYKQQLEHALSDEFECHWS, encoded by the coding sequence ATGAGTGTAAAAAATGCCCAAGCTAAAGCAAGCTTAGCTACTTTGATAGAAGAAAAACTTGGTTTCACAATGGTCAAAAGCCGCGACTTTGGCACTCGTAGTGGCTCAGATAACAGTTACAGTGCTAAAGGCACAATGCCTATCCAATACTCGGTTCGTAGTGATGACAGCATCCTCAAACGCGCCTTAAAACGCCAACAACTAAATAAAATACAACGCCAACATAACATAGAACAGATCACAGCCTTTGCATTGAGTGTTTGCCCCGATGTAACAAGCCAAGGACGCCCGGATCCCGACTGGTTAGAGCATTTCATTAATTTAGCAGAAGATATTGCCAACCAAAATATGCAAAAGCTGTGGGCAAAAATTCTGGTCGGCGAGACGGTGTCTCCCGGTACGTTCTCTGTGAAGAGTTTACAAACACTCAAACAAATGACGCAACGAGAGGCGTCGGCTTTACAAAAATGTGCGGCTTTGTGTGGTTATCTTGAAAAAGAAGATAGTTACTTAATATTGCTCGGCTATTATAAAAAGCCATCGTTTTTCGACTTGCTTAGAAAAGGCAATAAAGAGTCAATCAATTTGGGAGTTGCGGGCTTAAGCTTTCCAAATATCCTCACTTTAATGGATATAAATTTGATTTATAGAAAAGAGATCGAATCAGCTAGTTTGAAGCAAGGTCAACCCATACAATTTTCTTTTCATAGTAAAAAGCTCACGTTAACCCCTAAACATAACGAACTGGTGCTTAGCTACTACAAGCTCACACAAACTGGCGATGAGTTAAAAAAGCTCGTAAGCTCTCCCATTAATAAAAAATACAAACAACAATTAGAGCATGCATTAAGCGACGAGTTTGAGTGTCATTGGAGTTAA
- a CDS encoding PspC domain-containing protein, which translates to MSIYREKKAYFRDLRNKKLAGVCAGIGQRFDIPIWLTRVLTVLLFLKFPLMVAMAYGVSYAVLPSKS; encoded by the coding sequence ATGAGTATTTATCGTGAGAAAAAAGCTTATTTTCGTGATTTAAGAAATAAAAAGCTAGCGGGCGTATGTGCGGGTATTGGGCAGCGCTTTGATATACCTATTTGGTTAACTCGAGTACTTACCGTACTACTATTTTTAAAATTTCCGTTGATGGTCGCTATGGCGTACGGCGTTTCATACGCTGTGCTGCCGAGCAAGTCTTAA
- a CDS encoding DUF2333 family protein has product MQQHIGKFFGALGAFIFLGYLLAVYWSVEPDEFDVVARATEQAQRNNEKVVTGYVTTNTLISVSETLLNKPGGYLSNDMLPPSVLMDNMPAWEYGALEMVRDLALSMRKDFSRSQSQSTEHPELKMAQPQFNISSTAWAWPSAEGEYQRGIDYLKEYRAKIASPAERDSQFYARADNLRGWLKEAEKRLGSLSQRLSASVGQDRMNTDLAGDSAANQATYAPSHSEIKTSWWKIDDVFYESRGASWALLHFLKAIEHDFADVLAKKNAAVSLQQIIRELEATQESVWSPMILNGSGFGLVANHSLVMANYISRANAALIELSELLAQG; this is encoded by the coding sequence ATGCAGCAACATATAGGAAAGTTTTTTGGTGCACTCGGTGCTTTTATTTTTTTAGGCTATTTACTCGCTGTCTATTGGAGTGTAGAACCTGATGAGTTTGATGTTGTAGCCAGAGCAACTGAGCAAGCGCAACGCAACAACGAGAAAGTAGTGACAGGGTATGTAACCACCAATACGCTGATCAGTGTAAGCGAAACGTTATTGAATAAGCCTGGGGGCTACTTATCAAACGATATGCTGCCACCCAGTGTGCTGATGGATAATATGCCTGCATGGGAATACGGCGCACTAGAGATGGTCAGAGATCTTGCTTTGTCGATGCGTAAAGACTTTAGTCGCTCGCAATCGCAATCAACTGAGCATCCAGAGCTAAAAATGGCACAGCCACAGTTTAATATCAGCTCAACAGCGTGGGCATGGCCAAGTGCTGAAGGTGAATACCAACGAGGTATTGATTATTTAAAAGAGTACCGAGCAAAGATTGCCAGTCCTGCTGAGCGAGATAGCCAGTTTTATGCTAGAGCAGACAACCTACGAGGATGGCTGAAAGAAGCTGAAAAGCGATTAGGTAGTTTAAGCCAACGACTAAGTGCGAGTGTTGGTCAAGATAGAATGAATACTGATTTAGCCGGAGATAGCGCCGCTAATCAGGCTACTTACGCGCCTAGCCACAGTGAAATAAAAACTTCATGGTGGAAAATCGATGATGTTTTTTACGAGTCTAGAGGCGCAAGCTGGGCACTGCTGCACTTTTTAAAGGCCATAGAGCATGATTTTGCAGATGTTTTAGCTAAGAAGAATGCAGCAGTGAGTTTGCAGCAAATTATTCGCGAGTTAGAAGCAACGCAAGAATCGGTGTGGAGCCCAATGATTTTAAATGGTAGTGGCTTTGGACTGGTTGCTAATCATTCGTTAGTAATGGCAAACTATATCTCAAGAGCTAATGCCGCTCTTATTGAACTCAGTGAACTTTTAGCGCAAGGATAA
- a CDS encoding PspA/IM30 family protein yields MALINRIEDLIKSEVNAFLDKAEDPQKLAAQLLIDLNDALSECRSTAAAIICEQKALERRQANQQKQIDMWQQKAEHALSKNREDLAKAALKEKQQLVDAGLALEQQKQSLDETLTKLKGDADTLASKIHTLKAKQQQFERAHRTVNAQLKSRSVLHSQEVENVLARFGHLEHKVERIEAQVESYELGQSSTAQQFEQFERDEKIEAELASLKQQMQQKSAQVSAQVSA; encoded by the coding sequence ATGGCCTTAATTAATCGAATTGAAGACTTAATCAAATCAGAAGTAAATGCGTTTTTAGATAAAGCAGAAGATCCTCAAAAATTAGCAGCACAATTATTGATTGATTTAAATGACGCGTTAAGTGAGTGCCGTAGCACTGCAGCAGCTATTATTTGTGAACAAAAAGCACTAGAGCGCCGTCAAGCAAATCAACAAAAGCAAATCGATATGTGGCAGCAAAAAGCTGAGCATGCACTGAGTAAAAATCGTGAAGACCTAGCCAAAGCTGCGCTAAAAGAGAAGCAACAACTTGTAGATGCAGGACTGGCGTTAGAGCAGCAAAAGCAGTCTTTAGATGAAACCTTAACCAAGTTGAAGGGCGATGCTGATACGTTAGCGAGCAAAATCCACACACTAAAAGCGAAGCAACAACAGTTTGAGCGCGCTCACAGAACAGTAAATGCGCAATTGAAGTCGCGCAGTGTATTACACAGCCAAGAAGTTGAAAATGTACTCGCTCGTTTTGGGCACTTAGAACATAAGGTTGAGCGTATTGAAGCTCAAGTGGAAAGTTATGAGTTAGGTCAAAGCTCTACAGCACAGCAGTTTGAACAGTTTGAGCGAGACGAAAAAATAGAGGCTGAATTGGCGAGCTTAAAACAGCAAATGCAGCAAAAAAGCGCGCAAGTAAGCGCGCAAGTAAGCGCCTAG
- the dusA gene encoding tRNA dihydrouridine(20/20a) synthase DusA codes for MQNPVKSSGNPVNTSDSAFRRFSVAPMLDWTDKHCRTFHRKLTKHAVLYTEMITTGAILFGKGDYLSFGEHEMPVALQLGGSDPKALAECAKRAGEHGYSEINLNVGCPSDRVQNGRFGACLMAEPQLVAECVGAMKAQVDIPVTVKTRIGIDEQDSYEFLTALIEASAKVGCDDFIIHARKAWLQGLSPKENREVPPLDYPRVYQLKKDYPELHISINGGVKTLDDSLHHLAHIDGVMVGREAYSNPFMLSQVDELIYGDEAFLQTRHQVVRSMYDYFEQQMSSGANFWHIARHMLGIFQGQPGARGFRRHLSENGHKKGADISVMEKALSFVPE; via the coding sequence ATGCAAAATCCAGTTAAATCAAGCGGTAACCCAGTAAATACAAGCGATTCGGCGTTTCGTCGCTTTTCCGTTGCGCCTATGCTGGATTGGACTGATAAACATTGTCGTACTTTTCATCGAAAGTTAACTAAGCATGCAGTGCTGTATACAGAGATGATCACCACAGGCGCGATATTGTTTGGCAAAGGTGATTATTTAAGCTTTGGTGAGCATGAAATGCCAGTTGCACTGCAACTGGGTGGTTCGGACCCAAAAGCTTTGGCTGAGTGTGCAAAACGTGCCGGTGAACATGGTTACAGTGAAATTAACCTAAACGTAGGCTGCCCGTCAGACAGAGTACAAAATGGGCGTTTTGGTGCATGCTTAATGGCTGAGCCGCAATTAGTTGCTGAATGTGTTGGCGCAATGAAAGCACAGGTTGATATTCCGGTTACGGTTAAAACACGTATTGGTATTGATGAGCAAGATTCTTATGAGTTTTTGACTGCCTTGATTGAGGCTTCGGCCAAAGTTGGTTGTGACGATTTTATTATTCATGCCCGTAAAGCGTGGTTACAAGGTTTAAGTCCAAAAGAAAACCGCGAAGTGCCGCCGCTAGATTATCCGCGCGTGTATCAGTTGAAAAAAGACTATCCAGAGCTGCATATTAGCATTAATGGCGGCGTGAAAACGCTTGATGATAGTCTTCACCATTTAGCGCATATAGATGGCGTTATGGTAGGACGAGAAGCTTACAGTAACCCTTTTATGCTCTCGCAAGTTGATGAGCTTATTTATGGCGATGAGGCGTTTTTACAAACTCGTCATCAAGTGGTACGCAGTATGTACGATTACTTTGAGCAACAGATGTCATCTGGAGCAAACTTTTGGCATATCGCTCGTCACATGTTGGGTATCTTTCAAGGTCAACCAGGAGCTCGGGGCTTTAGAAGACACTTATCTGAAAATGGCCACAAAAAAGGCGCAGATATTAGCGTTATGGAAAAAGCACTCAGCTTTGTACCAGAATAA
- a CDS encoding bifunctional diguanylate cyclase/phosphodiesterase, whose protein sequence is MASEQDDFLFLDHDEDTQEVEVASAAWDILIVDDDPEIHSVTTLALSGVEFWGRSLFFHHAYSGAEAIEKLIHNPEISVMLLDVVMETDDAGLTVVKRVREELKNNNVRIILRTGQPGHAPEEQVIRDYDINDYKMKTELTRSKLVTSMMTAVRSYSQICELEAQSLALSSILEACKGILGHSDIRSFSLAVVTHLARILGSEPNGIVSGQLGNDKRVTVLGGTTQFQDSFGEGLEQLDNGRVIMQVQNCFDSGEHQRTEHDITVLLKGKNRSAAIYLELDVQPSESQLQSMEVFLANVSVGLDNIKLFNELRDVAYKDPLTKLPNRACFTEQIAKYYKSTNSDLLLILIDIAQFSDINNGLGQEVGNQLLIAVMTRLKQEFPQTEFLARIGADVFAMLLPAHAFDERLFMDSLLTPYQVNEHVLSIHFRVGVCEQGDFASSGLDTLKLAYIALNQAKQENRAIGRYTPDLEEKMAWKLGLIRQLRQDFEHRKLEVWYQPQLCFKTLEVVGCEALLRWPSGNGRYISPGIFVPLAENAGLIVDIGQWVLEQACEQQKKLAQMGKEISIAVNVSVPQFKVPNYAQSIKNTLLEYKVEPKYIELEVTESVVMDEVGAVIETLRELEEFGIEVAIDDFGTGFSSLSYLQTLPFSRLKIDRAFIKDIPQNDSGAIAELVISLARHLGRKTIAEGVETQEQSDFLRKMGCDEVQGFMYAKPMPSDELMNFLRTYKPKST, encoded by the coding sequence ATGGCGTCTGAGCAAGATGATTTTTTGTTTTTAGATCATGATGAAGATACGCAAGAAGTAGAAGTTGCAAGCGCCGCTTGGGACATCCTTATTGTGGATGATGATCCTGAAATCCATTCAGTAACAACGTTAGCGCTCTCAGGTGTTGAATTTTGGGGGCGTTCACTATTTTTTCATCATGCTTACAGTGGTGCTGAAGCCATAGAAAAGTTAATTCATAACCCAGAAATTAGCGTGATGTTGTTAGATGTTGTTATGGAAACCGATGATGCAGGGTTAACCGTAGTTAAACGTGTTCGTGAAGAATTAAAAAATAATAATGTGCGTATTATTTTACGAACTGGTCAGCCAGGCCATGCACCTGAAGAACAAGTGATCAGAGATTACGATATCAATGATTACAAAATGAAAACGGAATTAACGCGCAGCAAACTAGTCACCTCGATGATGACTGCGGTTCGTTCGTATAGTCAAATTTGCGAGTTAGAAGCGCAAAGTTTAGCGCTGAGCTCAATTTTGGAAGCGTGCAAAGGCATTTTGGGACATAGCGACATACGTTCTTTTAGCTTGGCGGTAGTGACGCATCTGGCAAGAATTTTAGGCAGTGAACCCAACGGCATAGTGAGTGGGCAGCTTGGCAATGATAAGCGGGTAACGGTGCTTGGTGGTACAACTCAGTTTCAAGATTCGTTTGGGGAAGGGTTAGAGCAGCTAGATAACGGGCGCGTGATCATGCAAGTGCAAAACTGCTTTGACAGCGGCGAGCACCAGCGTACAGAGCATGACATCACCGTTTTGTTAAAAGGCAAAAACCGTAGTGCCGCTATTTATTTAGAATTAGACGTACAGCCAAGCGAGTCGCAACTGCAATCTATGGAAGTGTTTTTAGCCAATGTCAGTGTTGGCTTAGATAACATAAAGCTGTTTAATGAACTTCGCGATGTGGCATATAAAGACCCATTAACTAAACTCCCTAATCGAGCTTGCTTTACCGAGCAAATCGCGAAATATTACAAATCGACTAACAGCGATTTATTACTGATTTTAATCGATATTGCACAGTTTTCAGACATTAATAATGGCTTAGGGCAAGAGGTTGGTAATCAGTTACTTATTGCGGTGATGACCCGCCTCAAGCAAGAGTTTCCACAAACAGAGTTTTTAGCACGTATCGGTGCCGACGTATTCGCCATGCTGCTGCCAGCACATGCGTTTGATGAGCGTTTATTTATGGATAGTTTATTAACGCCTTATCAGGTAAATGAGCATGTGTTATCCATTCATTTTAGAGTGGGTGTGTGTGAACAGGGAGATTTTGCTTCAAGTGGTTTAGATACCCTTAAACTGGCTTACATAGCGCTAAACCAAGCCAAGCAAGAAAATAGAGCGATTGGTCGTTATACACCAGATTTAGAAGAAAAGATGGCTTGGAAGTTAGGGTTGATACGTCAGTTAAGACAAGATTTTGAGCATCGCAAGTTAGAGGTTTGGTATCAACCGCAGCTGTGTTTTAAAACACTTGAAGTGGTGGGCTGTGAAGCGTTGTTGCGTTGGCCATCAGGTAATGGGCGTTATATCTCTCCAGGTATTTTTGTACCACTGGCTGAAAATGCAGGGCTCATTGTTGATATTGGGCAGTGGGTGCTTGAGCAGGCATGCGAGCAGCAAAAGAAATTAGCGCAGATGGGCAAAGAGATTAGTATTGCTGTTAATGTGTCGGTTCCACAGTTTAAAGTACCAAATTATGCACAGAGTATTAAAAATACTCTGCTTGAATACAAAGTAGAGCCAAAATATATCGAACTTGAGGTAACTGAAAGTGTTGTTATGGATGAAGTTGGGGCTGTGATTGAAACACTCAGAGAGCTAGAAGAGTTTGGCATAGAGGTGGCAATAGATGACTTTGGTACTGGGTTTTCGTCATTGAGTTACCTGCAGACACTCCCTTTTTCACGATTAAAAATTGATAGAGCATTTATAAAAGATATACCTCAAAACGATTCGGGGGCTATCGCTGAGTTAGTTATTTCACTTGCGCGTCACCTAGGTAGGAAAACGATAGCCGAAGGGGTTGAAACACAAGAGCAAAGTGACTTCCTACGTAAAATGGGATGCGATGAAGTGCAGGGCTTTATGTATGCCAAGCCAATGCCCAGCGATGAACTGATGAACTTTTTAAGAACGTATAAGCCCAAAAGTACCTAG
- a CDS encoding pentapeptide repeat-containing protein, with protein MSISSIITKTPLRAALTLFVATALIVFLITAFWPQVSSFIFPNTTLGLYDKSFWENVLVEAHGLVFDIFVLGLIFVWMDTYRQKRESIDRDLENLCDFNTLTDNIYLKKKVNIIKRLNKNKIYKIDVTDLIINKKTRIKDISFEHSNLFGLKIMDCQVFNLKIKNSKLNSADFSKSVIRNSEITGSYLKNVSFKSATLVGLNFMNSDLVRAKFDSANLQSADLRGCNLERTTFTNANLKNANLKECSNLNYNALLGAKCIDYLKADKSIIEELKKRKPEMKIS; from the coding sequence GTGAGCATTTCTTCAATTATTACTAAAACCCCATTAAGAGCAGCATTAACTTTATTTGTAGCCACAGCGCTAATTGTTTTCCTTATCACTGCGTTTTGGCCACAAGTGAGTTCATTTATTTTTCCTAATACAACATTAGGACTTTACGATAAATCTTTTTGGGAGAATGTACTTGTTGAAGCTCATGGTTTAGTTTTTGATATTTTCGTTCTCGGTCTTATTTTTGTTTGGATGGACACCTATCGACAAAAAAGAGAATCAATAGATCGAGATCTAGAAAACTTGTGCGATTTTAATACATTAACTGACAATATATATCTAAAGAAGAAGGTCAACATCATTAAGAGGTTAAATAAAAATAAAATATATAAAATAGATGTCACAGATCTAATAATTAATAAAAAAACTAGGATTAAAGATATATCCTTTGAACATTCCAACTTATTCGGTTTGAAAATCATGGATTGTCAAGTTTTTAATTTAAAAATTAAAAATTCAAAGCTTAACTCTGCAGATTTTAGTAAGTCAGTAATTAGGAATTCAGAAATAACAGGTAGTTACCTTAAAAATGTAAGTTTTAAGTCTGCTACTCTGGTTGGGTTGAATTTTATGAATTCTGATCTGGTTAGGGCGAAATTTGATAGTGCCAATTTACAGAGTGCGGATTTGAGAGGATGTAATCTGGAAAGAACAACTTTTACAAACGCCAATTTGAAGAATGCAAACTTAAAAGAGTGTAGCAATCTAAATTATAATGCATTACTTGGAGCTAAGTGTATAGATTATCTGAAAGCAGATAAAAGTATTATAGAAGAGTTAAAGAAGAGAAAACCAGAAATGAAGATTAGTTAG
- a CDS encoding copper chaperone PCu(A)C, translating to MFSKYLGIFVVTTLILFPSFVFSEHAQVQNKQLSLDVSNANIRQFLPAAKSTAAYFFLANHSNSERVLKSASISKIGRVEMHEHVHHNGMMRMQQVSEVIISAHDNVAFKPGGYHLMAFEPTQVLKKGEQLTLTLYFANGEQLQSPIKVISLQDEIKQNGHDHSQHNHH from the coding sequence ATGTTTTCAAAATATTTAGGAATCTTTGTTGTTACCACGCTTATTTTATTCCCCAGTTTCGTATTTTCAGAGCATGCTCAAGTACAAAATAAGCAGCTTAGTCTAGATGTAAGTAATGCAAACATTCGCCAGTTTTTACCAGCGGCTAAGTCGACTGCAGCATATTTCTTTTTAGCTAACCACAGTAACAGTGAACGGGTGTTAAAAAGCGCATCGATTTCAAAAATAGGTCGCGTCGAAATGCATGAGCATGTTCACCACAACGGCATGATGCGTATGCAGCAAGTGAGCGAAGTGATTATCTCGGCGCATGATAATGTGGCCTTTAAGCCTGGTGGATACCACCTTATGGCTTTTGAGCCAACACAAGTACTGAAAAAAGGTGAACAGCTCACATTGACACTATACTTTGCCAACGGTGAGCAGTTGCAAAGCCCGATTAAAGTGATCTCTTTACAAGATGAGATCAAACAAAATGGGCATGACCATTCACAACACAATCATCATTAG
- a CDS encoding TIGR04219 family outer membrane beta-barrel protein yields MKKYCIAAALSMACLAPVAQADTLLGLYLGAEGWQADNSGNFAEKGNAQSFNFDDETFSSYYAALEHPIPLVPNIKLRYTELELRGATTLSETFEFDGKNFTVGTAANTVTDLNHVDYTLYYEVFDNDLVSFDFGLNLKQFDGSIRLDGTVEGVQTTEVRDFSGLVPLGYLRAQVGLPMTGFSVFAEGSMLAIDDSKIQDYQVGVAWEIIGSMAMDVSVRAGYRSVVLELDDVDDISTDIDASGPFAGVEIHF; encoded by the coding sequence ATGAAAAAATACTGTATCGCAGCCGCGTTGTCGATGGCTTGTCTTGCACCGGTTGCTCAAGCAGATACATTGCTTGGTTTGTATTTAGGAGCAGAAGGGTGGCAGGCAGATAACTCTGGTAATTTTGCTGAAAAAGGGAATGCACAATCGTTTAATTTTGACGATGAGACGTTTTCAAGTTATTACGCCGCCCTTGAACACCCGATCCCACTCGTGCCTAACATCAAACTACGTTACACCGAACTTGAATTGAGAGGTGCAACCACTTTATCAGAAACGTTTGAGTTTGACGGCAAAAACTTCACCGTTGGTACGGCTGCGAATACCGTCACAGACTTAAATCATGTTGATTATACTTTGTACTATGAAGTGTTTGACAATGATCTTGTTTCTTTTGACTTTGGTCTTAACTTAAAGCAGTTTGATGGTTCTATCAGGCTAGACGGTACCGTTGAGGGAGTACAAACTACTGAAGTTCGTGACTTTTCTGGATTAGTGCCTTTGGGGTATTTACGCGCTCAAGTTGGTCTACCTATGACGGGCTTTAGTGTGTTTGCTGAAGGCAGCATGTTGGCCATCGACGATAGTAAGATCCAAGATTATCAAGTGGGTGTGGCGTGGGAAATAATCGGCAGCATGGCAATGGATGTGTCTGTGCGTGCGGGATATCGCTCTGTCGTGTTAGAGCTTGATGACGTGGATGATATCTCTACTGATATCGATGCTTCAGGGCCCTTTGCCGGCGTTGAAATTCATTTTTAA